A region of the Sodalis ligni genome:
AGGTAAGAGCAAAGGATAATGGTCCAGATGAACATAAACAGTATTGCCGACACCGTGGTCACCAGGGTGAAGACCGTCATGACGTTGGGAATCAGGTAAATCAGGGCCACGCCAGCTAACAGGCAAAGGCAGGAAAACATCAGACCGTTGGTGGGCACGGCGCGGCGCGACAGATGGGCAAAACGGCGATGGGCCGACCCCTGTTCCGCCAGGCCGTAGAGCATGCGGCTGGTGGAAAACATGCCGCTGTTGGCCGAAGAGGCCGCCGAGGTCAGCACGACAAAGTTCACCACGCCGGCGGCGGCAGGCAGCCCCGTCAACATGAACATGGACACAAACGGGCTATGATCCGGCGCGATGCTGTCCCAGGGCGTTACCGCCATAATGGCTATCAGCGCCAGCACATAAAACATAATGACGCGCAGAGGGATGGCGTTAATGGCGCGCGGCAATACCTTGTGCGGATCGCGGGTTTCCGCCGCGGTGGTTCCCACCAGCTCGATACCCACAAAGGCAAAAACCGCGATTTGGAAACCGGCAAAAAAGCCGCTGAGACCTTTAGGAAACAGACCGCCATGCCGCCAGAGATTGGACAGGGCCGCCGTATCGCCGGCATGTGAGGGATAATGCAGGGCCGCCAGCACGAAGCCGGCGACAATCAGGGCGACTATCGCCACGATTTTAATAATGGCAAACCAAAACTCCATTTCGCCAAACAGCCTGACGGTGGCGATATTCAAGGTGACAAACACCCCAACGCACAGCAGTGCGCTCATCCAGATTGAAAAATCGGGAAACCAGAACTGAAAATAGGCGCTGATGGCCACCACATCGGCGATGCCGGTGACTATCCAGCAAAACCAGTAGGTCCAGCCGGTAAAATAACCTGCCCAGGGGCCTAGCAAATCGGCGGCGAAATCGCTGAAAGATTTGTATTCAAGATTGGAAAGCAGCAGTTCCCCCATGGCGCGCATCACGAAAAACAGCATAAAGCCGATGATCAGATAGACGAAAATGATGGACGGGCCGGCCAGGCTGATGGTCTTGCCGGAACCCATAAAGAGTCCGGTGCCGATGGCGCCGCCGATGGC
Encoded here:
- the cycA gene encoding D-serine/D-alanine/glycine transporter, yielding MVEQSTENLLAEQSPEKLQRNLHNRHIQLIAIGGAIGTGLFMGSGKTISLAGPSIIFVYLIIGFMLFFVMRAMGELLLSNLEYKSFSDFAADLLGPWAGYFTGWTYWFCWIVTGIADVVAISAYFQFWFPDFSIWMSALLCVGVFVTLNIATVRLFGEMEFWFAIIKIVAIVALIVAGFVLAALHYPSHAGDTAALSNLWRHGGLFPKGLSGFFAGFQIAVFAFVGIELVGTTAAETRDPHKVLPRAINAIPLRVIMFYVLALIAIMAVTPWDSIAPDHSPFVSMFMLTGLPAAAGVVNFVVLTSAASSANSGMFSTSRMLYGLAEQGSAHRRFAHLSRRAVPTNGLMFSCLCLLAGVALIYLIPNVMTVFTLVTTVSAILFMFIWTIILCSYLAYRRKYPERHRQSRFKMPLGKGMCWVCMAFFVFVLILLALQEDTREALLVTPLWFIILAAGWG